A section of the Rhipicephalus sanguineus isolate Rsan-2018 chromosome 11, BIME_Rsan_1.4, whole genome shotgun sequence genome encodes:
- the LOC119375228 gene encoding uncharacterized protein LOC119375228 has translation MDRLKQKRSSARAQNTKIINEATAILESDSVDRATIIALKERLTSSNDKLKKISDEMEDHIPTEELASEYAAAADYEDQAVATLARLQCRIEDINNAQRAVDAGNSASTVHAPTNVGNAHIGPRLPRLEITPFNGNIREWTAFWEQFDGTVHSNATLSETDKFHYLRN, from the coding sequence ATGGATCGTTTGAAGCAGAAGAGATCATCGGCACGAGCTCAGAATACAAAGATAATCAACGAGGCGACAGCTATTTTGGAAAGCGACAGCGTAGATAGAGCGACAATCATCGCATTGAAGGAGCGGCTGACATCCAGCAATGACAAGCTGAAGAAGATATCGGACGAAATGGAAGATCACATTCCAACAGAGGAGCTCGCGTCTGAATACGCCGCAGCAGCAGACTACGAAGACCAAGCAGTAGCGACACTTGCACGTCTACAGTGCCGAATCGAAGACATCAACAACGCGCAGAGAGCCGTCGACGCTGGAAATTCAGCAAGTACCGTCCATGCTCCTACGAATGTCGGCAATGCACATATTGGACCCCGCCTACCTCGACTGGAGATCACGCCGTTTAACGGAAACATACGGGAGTGGACGGCTTTTTGGGAGCAGTTTGACGGCACCGTGCATTCAAATGCGACACTAAGCGAGACGGACAAGTTCCATTACCTTCGGAATTAG
- the LOC119373297 gene encoding uncharacterized protein LOC119373297 isoform X2 yields the protein MTTSTRTGYDCKVDVVDNIDSEYVYFRRFLAHRKLIVNDWVKFLVGHLYHKSARDGANVQIYNAMNVSVREHGPPLDVETLVYLSIDNLCGIFAVDDMVNGGQETTFELRVKNSSILVVNETECFKPYQEMVKKQAKITYQPSCQDVLIGMNNFVPGGISDNGAVGLGFRHYSERFFIPFSPLPVAAVFLPSWLS from the exons ATGACGACATCAACGAGGACAGGCTATGACTGCAAGGTGGATGTTGTTGATAATATAGACAGCGAGTACGTGTATTTTCGGAGATTTCTTGCCCACCGAAAGCTTATTGTAAA TGACTGGGTGAAGTTTCTCGTAGGACACTTATACCATAAGAGTGCTCGAGATGGAGCCAACGTCCAGATTTACAATGCGATGAACGTCAGCGTCCGAG AACATGGCCCTCCTTTAGATGTTGAAACATTAGTGTACTTAAGCATCGACAACCTGTGCGGTATATTTGCGGTTGATGATATGGTAAATG GTGGACAAGAGACCACGTTTGAACTGCGGGTGAAAAACTCCTCCATACTAGTAGTGAACGAAACAGAGTGTTTTAAACCATACCAGGAAATGGTAAAAAAACAAGCTAAAATCACGTACCAGCCATCTTGTCAAGACGTTCTGATTGGAATGAACAATTTCGTGCCCGGCGGAATCAGCGATAATGGAGCCGTAGGTTTAGGTTTTCGCCACTACAGCGAACGCTTTTTCATCCCCTTCAGCCCACTTCCAGTGGCAGCAGTGTTTCTTCCTTCGTGGTTGTCATGA
- the LOC119373297 gene encoding uncharacterized protein LOC119373297 isoform X1, which yields MQLDVIISAFVYAFVIAPLRLDGRISSQITPDIIKFLNTSDPIWSYMTTSTRTGYDCKVDVVDNIDSEYVYFRRFLAHRKLIVNDWVKFLVGHLYHKSARDGANVQIYNAMNVSVREHGPPLDVETLVYLSIDNLCGIFAVDDMVNGGQETTFELRVKNSSILVVNETECFKPYQEMVKKQAKITYQPSCQDVLIGMNNFVPGGISDNGAVGLGFRHYSERFFIPFSPLPVAAVFLPSWLS from the exons ATGCAGCTGGATGTAATAATTTCAGCGTTTGTGTACGCCTTCGTAATTGCACCGTTGAGATTAGATGGTCGGATTTCTTCACAAATCACCCCTGACATCATTAAG TTTTTGAACACAAGTGATCCGATATGGTCTTACATGACGACATCAACGAGGACAGGCTATGACTGCAAGGTGGATGTTGTTGATAATATAGACAGCGAGTACGTGTATTTTCGGAGATTTCTTGCCCACCGAAAGCTTATTGTAAA TGACTGGGTGAAGTTTCTCGTAGGACACTTATACCATAAGAGTGCTCGAGATGGAGCCAACGTCCAGATTTACAATGCGATGAACGTCAGCGTCCGAG AACATGGCCCTCCTTTAGATGTTGAAACATTAGTGTACTTAAGCATCGACAACCTGTGCGGTATATTTGCGGTTGATGATATGGTAAATG GTGGACAAGAGACCACGTTTGAACTGCGGGTGAAAAACTCCTCCATACTAGTAGTGAACGAAACAGAGTGTTTTAAACCATACCAGGAAATGGTAAAAAAACAAGCTAAAATCACGTACCAGCCATCTTGTCAAGACGTTCTGATTGGAATGAACAATTTCGTGCCCGGCGGAATCAGCGATAATGGAGCCGTAGGTTTAGGTTTTCGCCACTACAGCGAACGCTTTTTCATCCCCTTCAGCCCACTTCCAGTGGCAGCAGTGTTTCTTCCTTCGTGGTTGTCATGA